CCCGGGGGCAGTCCATAAGAGCAAAACGTCATTGCCGCCCGGCACCGCGGCCGCGCCGATGCCCATCAGGAAGCCGCCGACCAGATTGGTTGCCGCCAGATTCCAGGTCCCGAATTGGGGATGAAACCGGTTTTTGAGCCAGCTGCTGACAACGGCGCCCGCGAATAGGGCGATGACCGCAAGCTCGACCGTCATACCAACGGAAAGGCCTTGTCCGGCGAGCAGACTGTCGAGAACCGCCGCATAGGACCATTCCGGACGCGTACCGTAAATTAGCGCGGCCGTGATGCCAACGGTAAGCAAGGCGAGCATCGCCATATCGCGCTTGACGATAATCAACCAAAGGCTGACCAGCGACAGAGCAGCAAAACCGACGAGCACACCCTGTTTGGCAATATCCTCCGCGATCGCTGTCCGGCCTTTGGTCACGACCGGTTCAAAAGGATCCAACATATCCACGCGCAGCAAAAGCATGGCGAGCGCCAGACCGACAAAGGTCAGGACATAGCTGAACTTGCCTGCACCGATGTAACCGACCGTGCCGACAAAACAGCCGCGATTGATGAGCGCGCCCACACCCATGATCGCCGCCCCGAAAAATAGCTGCCAGCCAATTTCGATCTCGACCGGGATATGCGCGCGCCCGGAATATTGCAGCAGAAGAAACAGCACCAGTCCCGCCCAGGAGGCAACGATAAGCAGACCGAATAACCAGTCCGTCTTGCCATCATCAATCCAGCGCATTGTGGCTGCGACCGTGCAGGTGGCCGCCCGGACAAGCGCAAAGCCGAGCAGAAAAGCCAAAGGAATGATGAGAAAAGCCGTCACCTAAACGCCGCTCTTTTTGGCGAGATCTTCCGCGACCTCGTCAAGATAACGTGCATCGCTCATAGCGACAGACAAGATCATGGCGCCTTGCAAGGCTGAAATAATGTGGGCGGCATTGAGATTTGTGCTCGGCATCGCTTCCGCCAGAGCCGTTTCTGTCCATGTCATCAACCGCGTGAAATAATTGTTCACCGCCTCCTGCACAGCAGGCGGCAATTGCGGGCTGACGGACCCCAGGACTGCGCACAGACAGCTGCTTTCCCCTTCGGCATAGGCTGCACGATAGGCTCCGACCAGCCGGGCGAGGCGGTTCTTTACCGAATCACTAGCCGCATCCGGAGCGCCCAGACTATCCAGCAAATTTTCCGTGTAGCGTTCGACCACGGCTTTCCCGAGGTCCTCTTTGTGCGGGAAATGATAGTGCACAGACGCGCTTTTCATATCGAGCGCAGCGGCAATGTCGCGAAAGCTAAGTCCCGCAAAACCGCCCTGTCGATAGCCGCGTTCGGCAATATCCAATATCTGATCGCGCTTGCTGATGGTCCCTGCTCCAACTGATGATGTTTACCTATCACAAGATAGGGGTTGATCAAGTATGATTCCAGTGATACCTACCTATCGATAGGTAATTTAACAAGAAAGGCCCTGACTATGAAGATTTATGATTTTGAAGGTTTCCCCAATCCCGCCCGTGTTCGCATTGCGCTGAAAGAAAAGGGCCTGTTTGATCAGGTGGAATTTATCTCTGTCAACGTTCCTGAGGGCGAGCATCGGAAACCTGAATTTCTGGAGAAAAATCCATCAGCGACCATACCGGTGCTGGAGCTGGATGATGGAACGACCATATCGGAGTGTAGTGCGATCACGGAATATATCGATAGCCTGGCTGGTGAGCAGGAATTGACAGGCGAGTCACCAAAAGAGCGTGGCATCATTGCGATGATGCAGCGCCGCGCCGAAGCGGGATTGCTTGATGCGGTGGGAACTTATTTCCATCATGCAACGCCGGGACTGGGTGAAGCGATAGAAACCTATCAATGCGCCGAATGGGGCAATCATCAAAAGGAACGTGCCGTTTCGACCATGCGCTATCTTGACGGAGTCTTGGCTCAGCAACCCTATCTGGCAGGCGATGCATTTTCGGTCGCCGACATTACAGCTTTTGCTGGTCTGAGCTTTGCCGATTTTGCCGGTGTGGAAACGCCTGACGATTGCAAACATCTTGCGCAATGGCGCACAAATGTAGAAGCTCGTCCGAGCATCGCTTGTTGAATGGAGGCTTCGCTATGAGGATCAACGCAGATTTTGACAAACCCGTGATCCTGCGGCCGGAAGATATGACATGGGTGCCTTCTCCGCTGCCTGGCGTCGAGCGCAAGATGCTCGACCGGGTCGGCGGAGAAGTGGCGCGGGCAACGTCGTTGGTCCGCTACGCACCGGGCAGCTATTTTGATCCGCACGTTCATAGTGGTGGTGAGGAGTTCCTGGTCGTCGAGGGCGTGTTCTCCGACGAACAAGGTGACTTCCCGGCTGGCACCTATGTTCGCAATCCGATCGGCACGAAGCACAAGCCGCATAGTCAGGATGGCTGCATCATCCTGGTGAAACTCCACCAGTTTGATCCGGCGGATACGGCTCATTTCTCACTGGATATCAATGCACTGGAATTTGAAGACAGCGGTACGCCGGGTGTTGAGTTCGCGTGGCTCCATCGCTTTGAAGGCGAAGAGGTGAAGA
This DNA window, taken from Parasphingorhabdus litoris DSM 22379, encodes the following:
- a CDS encoding YeeE/YedE thiosulfate transporter family protein translates to MTAFLIIPLAFLLGFALVRAATCTVAATMRWIDDGKTDWLFGLLIVASWAGLVLFLLLQYSGRAHIPVEIEIGWQLFFGAAIMGVGALINRGCFVGTVGYIGAGKFSYVLTFVGLALAMLLLRVDMLDPFEPVVTKGRTAIAEDIAKQGVLVGFAALSLVSLWLIIVKRDMAMLALLTVGITAALIYGTRPEWSYAAVLDSLLAGQGLSVGMTVELAVIALFAGAVVSSWLKNRFHPQFGTWNLAATNLVGGFLMGIGAAAVPGGNDVLLLWTAPGLTLYGAVAYLVMIVTIAIMLVAMPYATKALANGPWSKKPMSE
- a CDS encoding TetR/AcrR family transcriptional regulator, whose amino-acid sequence is MDIAERGYRQGGFAGLSFRDIAAALDMKSASVHYHFPHKEDLGKAVVERYTENLLDSLGAPDAASDSVKNRLARLVGAYRAAYAEGESSCLCAVLGSVSPQLPPAVQEAVNNYFTRLMTWTETALAEAMPSTNLNAAHIISALQGAMILSVAMSDARYLDEVAEDLAKKSGV
- a CDS encoding glutathione S-transferase family protein codes for the protein MKIYDFEGFPNPARVRIALKEKGLFDQVEFISVNVPEGEHRKPEFLEKNPSATIPVLELDDGTTISECSAITEYIDSLAGEQELTGESPKERGIIAMMQRRAEAGLLDAVGTYFHHATPGLGEAIETYQCAEWGNHQKERAVSTMRYLDGVLAQQPYLAGDAFSVADITAFAGLSFADFAGVETPDDCKHLAQWRTNVEARPSIAC
- a CDS encoding cupin domain-containing protein, translated to MRINADFDKPVILRPEDMTWVPSPLPGVERKMLDRVGGEVARATSLVRYAPGSYFDPHVHSGGEEFLVVEGVFSDEQGDFPAGTYVRNPIGTKHKPHSQDGCIILVKLHQFDPADTAHFSLDINALEFEDSGTPGVEFAWLHRFEGEEVKIVRWEPGSSYPEHVHDGGSETLILEGSLSDEHGDYPAGTWDRTPPGWTHTPFSKEGCLAWTKTGHLTPEKLGKFAA